A portion of the Misgurnus anguillicaudatus chromosome 16, ASM2758022v2, whole genome shotgun sequence genome contains these proteins:
- the septin6 gene encoding septin-6 isoform X3 — MVQSNVQFPSLLLLCSACGLQFPVEESMQERTMAATEIARQAGEGARAVPLSGHVGFDSMPDQLVNKSVNHGFCFNILCVGETGLGKSTLMDTLFNTKFEGEPTQHNQPGVQLKSNTYELQESNVRLKLTVVNTVGFGDQINKEDSYKSIVEFIDAQFEAYLQEELKIKRTLHSYHDTRIHACLYFIAPTGHSLKSLDLVTMKKLDSKVNIIPIIAKSDAISKSELAKFKIKITSELVSNGVQIYQFPTDDETVAEINSTMNGHLPFAVVGSTEEVKIGNKMVRARQYPWGTVQVENENHCDFVKLREMLIRVNMEDLREQTHTRHYELYRRCKLEEMGFKDTDPDSKPFSLQETYEAKRNEFMGELQKKEEEMRQMFVQRVKEKEAELKEAEKELHEKFDRLKKLHQDEKKKLEDKKKSLDDELNGFKQKKTAAELLQSQAQQAGGSTTLKRDKERKNFF, encoded by the exons ATGGTACAGTCTAACGTGCAGTTCCCGTCTCTGCTGTTGCTTTGCTCTGCGTGCGGGCTGCAGTTTCCTGTGGAAGAGTCGATGCAAGAGAGGACCATGGCGGCCACAGAGATAGCAAGACAAGCG GGAGAGGGTGCACGTGCTGTCCCACTATCTGGTCATGTTGGCTTCGACAGCATGCCAGACCAGCTGGTCAACAAATCCGTCAACCACGGCTTCTGCTTCAATATTCTCTGTGTTG gTGAGACGGGTTTGGGAAAATCCACCCTCATGGACACCCTTTTCAATACCAAGTTTGAAGGTGAGCCTACGCAACACAATCAGCCCGGGGTGCAACTCAAGTCCAACACTTACGAGCTGCAGGAGAGCAATGTTCGCCTCAAGCTGACTGTTGTCAACACTGTAGGCTTTGGAGATCAGATCAACAAAGAGGACAG TTACAAGTCTATTGTGGAGTTCATTGATGCTCAGTTTGAAGCGTACCTTCAAGAGGAACTGAAGATTAAACGCACCCTACACAGTTATCATGATACACGGATCCACGCCTGTCTGTATTTCATTGCCCCCACTGGACACTCACTAAAGTCACTTGACCTAGTTACTATGAAGAAGCTGGACAGTAAG GTGAATATCATTCCCATCATTGCCAAATCAGATGCCATCTCAAAGAGTGAACTTGCCAAGTTCAAAATCAAGATCACGAGCGAGCTGGTGAGCAATGGCGTGCAGATCTACCAGTTCCCCACTGATGATGAGACCGTGGCAGAGATCAACTCAACCATGAAT GGTCATTTGCCTTTTGCAGTGGTTGGAAGCACTGAGGAAGTGAAGATTGGGAACAAGATGGTGCGAGCACGCCAGTACCCCTGGGGAACTGTCCAGG TGGAGAACGAGAATCACTGTGACTTTGTGAAGCTGAGGGAGATGTTGATCAGGGTGAATATGGAGGACCTGCGAGAGCAGACCCACACACGCCACTATGAGCTCTATCGCCGCTGTAAGCTGGAAGAGATGGGCTTCAAAGACACAGATCCTGACAGCAAGCCCTTCAG CCTGCAGGAAACGTACGAAGCCAAGAGAAACGAGTTCATGGGTGAGCTGCAGAAGAAGGAGGAGGAGATGAGGCAGATGTTTGTCCAGAGAGTCAAAGAGAAAGAGGCAGAGCTGAAAGAGGCAGAAAAAGAG CTGCATGAAAAGTTTGACCGTCTTAAGAAGCTCCACCAGGATGAGAAGAAGAAACTTGAGGACAAGAAGAAATCTCTCGACGATGAGTTGAACGGCTTCAAGCAGAAAAAGACGGCCGCAGAGCTCTTGCAGTCTCAGGCTCAGCAGGCAGGGGGCTCCACCACGCTCAAGAGAGACAAAGAAAGGAAAAA CTTCTTTTAA
- the septin6 gene encoding septin-6 isoform X1 produces MVQSNVQFPSLLLLCSACGLQFPVEESMQERTMAATEIARQAGEGARAVPLSGHVGFDSMPDQLVNKSVNHGFCFNILCVGETGLGKSTLMDTLFNTKFEGEPTQHNQPGVQLKSNTYELQESNVRLKLTVVNTVGFGDQINKEDSYKSIVEFIDAQFEAYLQEELKIKRTLHSYHDTRIHACLYFIAPTGHSLKSLDLVTMKKLDSKVNIIPIIAKSDAISKSELAKFKIKITSELVSNGVQIYQFPTDDETVAEINSTMNGHLPFAVVGSTEEVKIGNKMVRARQYPWGTVQVENENHCDFVKLREMLIRVNMEDLREQTHTRHYELYRRCKLEEMGFKDTDPDSKPFSLQETYEAKRNEFMGELQKKEEEMRQMFVQRVKEKEAELKEAEKELHEKFDRLKKLHQDEKKKLEDKKKSLDDELNGFKQKKTAAELLQSQAQQAGGSTTLKRDKERKNNPWLCTE; encoded by the exons ATGGTACAGTCTAACGTGCAGTTCCCGTCTCTGCTGTTGCTTTGCTCTGCGTGCGGGCTGCAGTTTCCTGTGGAAGAGTCGATGCAAGAGAGGACCATGGCGGCCACAGAGATAGCAAGACAAGCG GGAGAGGGTGCACGTGCTGTCCCACTATCTGGTCATGTTGGCTTCGACAGCATGCCAGACCAGCTGGTCAACAAATCCGTCAACCACGGCTTCTGCTTCAATATTCTCTGTGTTG gTGAGACGGGTTTGGGAAAATCCACCCTCATGGACACCCTTTTCAATACCAAGTTTGAAGGTGAGCCTACGCAACACAATCAGCCCGGGGTGCAACTCAAGTCCAACACTTACGAGCTGCAGGAGAGCAATGTTCGCCTCAAGCTGACTGTTGTCAACACTGTAGGCTTTGGAGATCAGATCAACAAAGAGGACAG TTACAAGTCTATTGTGGAGTTCATTGATGCTCAGTTTGAAGCGTACCTTCAAGAGGAACTGAAGATTAAACGCACCCTACACAGTTATCATGATACACGGATCCACGCCTGTCTGTATTTCATTGCCCCCACTGGACACTCACTAAAGTCACTTGACCTAGTTACTATGAAGAAGCTGGACAGTAAG GTGAATATCATTCCCATCATTGCCAAATCAGATGCCATCTCAAAGAGTGAACTTGCCAAGTTCAAAATCAAGATCACGAGCGAGCTGGTGAGCAATGGCGTGCAGATCTACCAGTTCCCCACTGATGATGAGACCGTGGCAGAGATCAACTCAACCATGAAT GGTCATTTGCCTTTTGCAGTGGTTGGAAGCACTGAGGAAGTGAAGATTGGGAACAAGATGGTGCGAGCACGCCAGTACCCCTGGGGAACTGTCCAGG TGGAGAACGAGAATCACTGTGACTTTGTGAAGCTGAGGGAGATGTTGATCAGGGTGAATATGGAGGACCTGCGAGAGCAGACCCACACACGCCACTATGAGCTCTATCGCCGCTGTAAGCTGGAAGAGATGGGCTTCAAAGACACAGATCCTGACAGCAAGCCCTTCAG CCTGCAGGAAACGTACGAAGCCAAGAGAAACGAGTTCATGGGTGAGCTGCAGAAGAAGGAGGAGGAGATGAGGCAGATGTTTGTCCAGAGAGTCAAAGAGAAAGAGGCAGAGCTGAAAGAGGCAGAAAAAGAG CTGCATGAAAAGTTTGACCGTCTTAAGAAGCTCCACCAGGATGAGAAGAAGAAACTTGAGGACAAGAAGAAATCTCTCGACGATGAGTTGAACGGCTTCAAGCAGAAAAAGACGGCCGCAGAGCTCTTGCAGTCTCAGGCTCAGCAGGCAGGGGGCTCCACCACGCTCAAGAGAGACAAAGAAAGGAAAAA TAATCCCTGGCTCTGCACTGAGTAA
- the septin6 gene encoding septin-6 isoform X2 gives MVQSNVQFPSLLLLCSACGLQFPVEESMQERTMAATEIARQAGEGARAVPLSGHVGFDSMPDQLVNKSVNHGFCFNILCVGETGLGKSTLMDTLFNTKFEGEPTQHNQPGVQLKSNTYELQESNVRLKLTVVNTVGFGDQINKEDSYKSIVEFIDAQFEAYLQEELKIKRTLHSYHDTRIHACLYFIAPTGHSLKSLDLVTMKKLDSKVNIIPIIAKSDAISKSELAKFKIKITSELVSNGVQIYQFPTDDETVAEINSTMNGHLPFAVVGSTEEVKIGNKMVRARQYPWGTVQVENENHCDFVKLREMLIRVNMEDLREQTHTRHYELYRRCKLEEMGFKDTDPDSKPFSLQETYEAKRNEFMGELQKKEEEMRQMFVQRVKEKEAELKEAEKELHEKFDRLKKLHQDEKKKLEDKKKSLDDELNGFKQKKTAAELLQSQAQQAGGSTTLKRDKERKNSGFL, from the exons ATGGTACAGTCTAACGTGCAGTTCCCGTCTCTGCTGTTGCTTTGCTCTGCGTGCGGGCTGCAGTTTCCTGTGGAAGAGTCGATGCAAGAGAGGACCATGGCGGCCACAGAGATAGCAAGACAAGCG GGAGAGGGTGCACGTGCTGTCCCACTATCTGGTCATGTTGGCTTCGACAGCATGCCAGACCAGCTGGTCAACAAATCCGTCAACCACGGCTTCTGCTTCAATATTCTCTGTGTTG gTGAGACGGGTTTGGGAAAATCCACCCTCATGGACACCCTTTTCAATACCAAGTTTGAAGGTGAGCCTACGCAACACAATCAGCCCGGGGTGCAACTCAAGTCCAACACTTACGAGCTGCAGGAGAGCAATGTTCGCCTCAAGCTGACTGTTGTCAACACTGTAGGCTTTGGAGATCAGATCAACAAAGAGGACAG TTACAAGTCTATTGTGGAGTTCATTGATGCTCAGTTTGAAGCGTACCTTCAAGAGGAACTGAAGATTAAACGCACCCTACACAGTTATCATGATACACGGATCCACGCCTGTCTGTATTTCATTGCCCCCACTGGACACTCACTAAAGTCACTTGACCTAGTTACTATGAAGAAGCTGGACAGTAAG GTGAATATCATTCCCATCATTGCCAAATCAGATGCCATCTCAAAGAGTGAACTTGCCAAGTTCAAAATCAAGATCACGAGCGAGCTGGTGAGCAATGGCGTGCAGATCTACCAGTTCCCCACTGATGATGAGACCGTGGCAGAGATCAACTCAACCATGAAT GGTCATTTGCCTTTTGCAGTGGTTGGAAGCACTGAGGAAGTGAAGATTGGGAACAAGATGGTGCGAGCACGCCAGTACCCCTGGGGAACTGTCCAGG TGGAGAACGAGAATCACTGTGACTTTGTGAAGCTGAGGGAGATGTTGATCAGGGTGAATATGGAGGACCTGCGAGAGCAGACCCACACACGCCACTATGAGCTCTATCGCCGCTGTAAGCTGGAAGAGATGGGCTTCAAAGACACAGATCCTGACAGCAAGCCCTTCAG CCTGCAGGAAACGTACGAAGCCAAGAGAAACGAGTTCATGGGTGAGCTGCAGAAGAAGGAGGAGGAGATGAGGCAGATGTTTGTCCAGAGAGTCAAAGAGAAAGAGGCAGAGCTGAAAGAGGCAGAAAAAGAG CTGCATGAAAAGTTTGACCGTCTTAAGAAGCTCCACCAGGATGAGAAGAAGAAACTTGAGGACAAGAAGAAATCTCTCGACGATGAGTTGAACGGCTTCAAGCAGAAAAAGACGGCCGCAGAGCTCTTGCAGTCTCAGGCTCAGCAGGCAGGGGGCTCCACCACGCTCAAGAGAGACAAAGAAAGGAAAAA TTCAGGGTTCCTGTAG
- the septin6 gene encoding septin-6 isoform X4 produces MVQSNVQFPSLLLLCSACGLQFPVEESMQERTMAATEIARQAGEGARAVPLSGHVGFDSMPDQLVNKSVNHGFCFNILCVGETGLGKSTLMDTLFNTKFEGEPTQHNQPGVQLKSNTYELQESNVRLKLTVVNTVGFGDQINKEDSYKSIVEFIDAQFEAYLQEELKIKRTLHSYHDTRIHACLYFIAPTGHSLKSLDLVTMKKLDSKVNIIPIIAKSDAISKSELAKFKIKITSELVSNGVQIYQFPTDDETVAEINSTMNGHLPFAVVGSTEEVKIGNKMVRARQYPWGTVQVENENHCDFVKLREMLIRVNMEDLREQTHTRHYELYRRCKLEEMGFKDTDPDSKPFSLQETYEAKRNEFMGELQKKEEEMRQMFVQRVKEKEAELKEAEKELHEKFDRLKKLHQDEKKKLEDKKKSLDDELNGFKQKKTAAELLQSQAQQAGGSTTLKRDKERKN; encoded by the exons ATGGTACAGTCTAACGTGCAGTTCCCGTCTCTGCTGTTGCTTTGCTCTGCGTGCGGGCTGCAGTTTCCTGTGGAAGAGTCGATGCAAGAGAGGACCATGGCGGCCACAGAGATAGCAAGACAAGCG GGAGAGGGTGCACGTGCTGTCCCACTATCTGGTCATGTTGGCTTCGACAGCATGCCAGACCAGCTGGTCAACAAATCCGTCAACCACGGCTTCTGCTTCAATATTCTCTGTGTTG gTGAGACGGGTTTGGGAAAATCCACCCTCATGGACACCCTTTTCAATACCAAGTTTGAAGGTGAGCCTACGCAACACAATCAGCCCGGGGTGCAACTCAAGTCCAACACTTACGAGCTGCAGGAGAGCAATGTTCGCCTCAAGCTGACTGTTGTCAACACTGTAGGCTTTGGAGATCAGATCAACAAAGAGGACAG TTACAAGTCTATTGTGGAGTTCATTGATGCTCAGTTTGAAGCGTACCTTCAAGAGGAACTGAAGATTAAACGCACCCTACACAGTTATCATGATACACGGATCCACGCCTGTCTGTATTTCATTGCCCCCACTGGACACTCACTAAAGTCACTTGACCTAGTTACTATGAAGAAGCTGGACAGTAAG GTGAATATCATTCCCATCATTGCCAAATCAGATGCCATCTCAAAGAGTGAACTTGCCAAGTTCAAAATCAAGATCACGAGCGAGCTGGTGAGCAATGGCGTGCAGATCTACCAGTTCCCCACTGATGATGAGACCGTGGCAGAGATCAACTCAACCATGAAT GGTCATTTGCCTTTTGCAGTGGTTGGAAGCACTGAGGAAGTGAAGATTGGGAACAAGATGGTGCGAGCACGCCAGTACCCCTGGGGAACTGTCCAGG TGGAGAACGAGAATCACTGTGACTTTGTGAAGCTGAGGGAGATGTTGATCAGGGTGAATATGGAGGACCTGCGAGAGCAGACCCACACACGCCACTATGAGCTCTATCGCCGCTGTAAGCTGGAAGAGATGGGCTTCAAAGACACAGATCCTGACAGCAAGCCCTTCAG CCTGCAGGAAACGTACGAAGCCAAGAGAAACGAGTTCATGGGTGAGCTGCAGAAGAAGGAGGAGGAGATGAGGCAGATGTTTGTCCAGAGAGTCAAAGAGAAAGAGGCAGAGCTGAAAGAGGCAGAAAAAGAG CTGCATGAAAAGTTTGACCGTCTTAAGAAGCTCCACCAGGATGAGAAGAAGAAACTTGAGGACAAGAAGAAATCTCTCGACGATGAGTTGAACGGCTTCAAGCAGAAAAAGACGGCCGCAGAGCTCTTGCAGTCTCAGGCTCAGCAGGCAGGGGGCTCCACCACGCTCAAGAGAGACAAAGAAAGGAAAAA TTAA
- the sowahd gene encoding uncharacterized protein sowahd, with product MYDGTRSGPVASEDPPGEETALPLEEPKDSGNNGSNSDCPKTASQFRANLEERLSRHGARPASPVFSASTRRSRFQKPERCEPGNSATHRLSIDASEKSTLTPSMRKKYLKEFLNKSGLSSIVSSQHTSLSKDCEDDDALYGINDTGWALDPMEHAWMLCAMDGNYDTVVEFLAEDQSLLSKKDFISGYTALHWLAKNGKDETLIRLLRHAEKEGLPVNVNMRGSGGLTPLHVAAMHNQYMIVKILVGAFGANIEVMDYSGKRAWQYLKDNAPKEMKELLGAWDEEHTLRFFNMNNSASEAKPIEQHAQEKIEVDISARRNIAWRFGSFRKILCSVGLLEEKS from the coding sequence ATGTACGATGGGACCAGAAGCGGGCCTGTGGCATCAGAGGATCCCCCTGGGGAAGAAACTGCATTGCCTTTGGAAGAACCGAAAGATTCAGGCAATAATGGGAGTAATTCGGATTGCCCTAAAACAGCAAGCCAGTTTCGCGCAAATCTTGAAGAGCGCCTTTCTAGACACGGAGCTCGACCCGCATCTCCAGTGTTTAGCGCTTCTACGCGCAGATCCAGGTTTCAGAAACCGGAGCGCTGTGAACCCGGCAACAGCGCCACCCACAGACTCTCAATAGACGCCTCAGAGAAAAGCACTCTCACGCCCTCTATGCGTAAGAAGTATTTAAAGGAGTTTTTGAACAAATCTGGACTGTCAAGCATTGTATCATCCCAACACACGAGCCTGTCCAAAGATTGTGAAGATGATGATGCACTCTATGGTATAAACGATACCGGCTGGGCTTTGGACCCCATGGAGCATGCATGGATGCTGTGTGCTATGGATGGAAATTATGACACTGTGGTTGAGTTTCTTGCTGAAGACCAGAGTCTGCTGAGCAAAAAAGACTTCATCAGTGGTTACACAGCTCTTCACTGGTTGGCTAAAAACGGAAAGGATGAAACATTGATACGGCTTCTCAGGCATGCGGAGAAAGAAGGGTTGCCGGTGAACGTTAACATGAGAGGCAGCGGAGGTCTGACACCTCTGCATGTGGCTGCCATGCATAACCAGTACATGATTGTTAAGATTTTGGTTGGCGCTTTCGGTGCCAATATAGAAGTCATGGACTACAGCGGTAAAAGGGCATGGCAATATCTTAAGGACAATGCACCAAAGGAAATGAAGGAACTTTTAGGAGCCTGGGATGAAGAACACACTTTAAGGTTTTTTAACATGAACAACAGCGCAAGTGAAGCAAAGCCAATAGAGCAACATGCTCAAGAAAAAATTGAggtggacatttcagcaagGAGAAATATAGCCTGGAGATTTGGATCATTTAGAAAGATTTTGTGCAGTGTTGGTCTGCTTGAGGAAAAATCCTGA
- the rpl39 gene encoding large ribosomal subunit protein eL39: MASHKTFRIKRFLAKKQKQNRPIPQWIRMKTGNKIRYNSKRRHWRRTKLGL, from the exons ATG gcGTCGCACAAGACCTTCAGGATTAAACGCTTTCTCGCCAAAAAGCAGAAGCAGAACAGACCGATCCCACAGTGGATAAGGATGAAAACTGGCAACAAGATCAG GTACAACTCCAAGAGGAGACACTGGAGAAGGACCAAGCTGGGCTTGTAA
- the upf3b gene encoding regulator of nonsense transcripts 3B, protein MKEDKENTRPREKKLEMKYDENEKPEKPTKEKKEAMTKIVIRRLPPSLTKDELVEQLQPLPELDYLEFFSSDTSLFPHLFARAYLNFKNQDDIVLFRDRFDGYVFIDNRGQEYPAIVEFAPFQKVAKKRSKKKDAKIGTIEDDSDYKKFLEFYNGDEEKFPSNPETLLEEIEAKTKELSSKKTTPLLDFLKNKQRIREEKKEERRRRELERKRLRDEERRKWREEDRRKRKEAEKLKKAEKASYKDKDQLKEEQPKIKLLKKPEKAEDGDTEKPKEKPKKQREDRAPGGDMKKRQNGEHRDEKGNKSEDAGHKDYRDRDGDRERRQKDKERFRKQDEERRRRRERQDGENTYKKREDEGRKEKERVWEKRKHENTGESSGNVHPEKSSKENKKEDSARKDRMRNKDRPAIQLYQPGARSRNRPGGGSGGAGGEGQAAERRADKEAKNTPEKGAE, encoded by the exons ATGAAGGAGGACAAAGAAAACACGCGTCCCAGAGAAAAGAAATTGGAAATGAAgtatgatgaaaatgaaaaaccaGAGAAGCCCACTAAAGAGAAGAAGGAGGCTATGACAAAG ATTGTTATCCGACGTCTCCCTCCCAGTCTAACTAAAGACGAACTAGTGGAGCAACTTCAGCCTCTTCCAGAACTGGACTACCTGGAGTTTTTCTCCAGTGATACTAG TCTTTTTCCTCATCTATTTGCAAGAGCATATCTGAATTTCAAAAATCAAGATGACATTGTTCTCTTCAGAGACCGTTTTGATGGCTATGTCTTCATTGATAATAGAG GACAAGAGTATCCAGCCATTGTTGAGTTTGCACCATTCCAGAAAGTTGCTAAGAAAAGGAGTAAGAAGAAGGATGCCAAAATTGGAACAATTGAAGATG ATTCTGATTATAAAAAGTTTTTGGAATTCTACAATGGCGATGAGGAAAAATTTCCTTCCAACCCTGAGACTTTACTTGAAGAAATAGAGGCCAAGACAAAGGAACTCAGTT CTAAAAAGACAACCCCTCTATTGGACTTCCTTAAGAATAAACAG AGAATAAGAGAGGAGAAAAAAGAAGAGAGGAGACGGAGGGAGCTGGAGCGCAAACGTTTGCGAGATGAAGAGCGACGTAAGTGGAGAGAGGAGgacagaagaaaaagaaaagaggCTGAGAAATTAAAAAAGGCGGAAAAGGCATCCTATAAGGATAAAGACCAGTTAAAAGAGGAACAACCAAAAATCAAG CTCCTAAAGAAACCAGAGAAAGCAGAAGATGGTGATACTGAGAAGCCTAAAGAGAAGCCCAAGAAACAGAGGGAAGATCGAGCTCCTGGAGGAGATATGAAGAAACGACAGAATGGTGAACACAGGGACGAGAAAGGCAACAA ATCAGAGGATGCTGGGCATAAAGATTACAGGGACCGTGATGGAGACAGAGAAAGGAGACAGAAAGATAAAGAACGCTTTAGAAAACAGGATGAAGAGCGGAGGAGGAGAAGGGAACGTCAGGATGGAGAAAACACCTACAAAAAGAGAGAAGATGAGGGAAGGAAGGAAAAGGAGCGTGTTTGGGAGAAGAGAAAGCATGAGAACACTGGAGAATCATCTGGAAATGTTCATCCTGAAAAGTcatcaaaagaaaacaaaaaagaagACAGTGCTAGAAAAGATCGTATGAGAAATAAG GATCGACCCGCAATTCAACTATACCAGCCTGGGGCGAGGAGCCGTAACCGACCAGGAGGCGGCAGCGGAGGAGCTGGAGGAGAGGGACAGGCAGCAGAGAGGAGGGCTGATAAGGAGGCGAAGAATACACCAGAGAAAGGGGCGGAGTGA
- the ndufa1 gene encoding NADH dehydrogenase [ubiquinone] 1 alpha subcomplex subunit 1: MWYEILPGFAIMTVCLFVPGIATTYIHRFTSGGKEKRIARIPYHWYLMERDKRVSGSGIHYHSKGLENIN; the protein is encoded by the exons ATGTGGTATGAAATATTGCCCGGTTTTGCTATTATGACAGTTTGTCTCTTTGTTCCTGGTATTGCAACTACTTACATACACAGGTTCACTAGCGGAGGAAAG GAAAAGAGGATTGCACGGATTCCGTATCACTGGTATTTGATGGAAAGAGACAAGAGAGTGTCTGGGAGTGGTATACATTACCATTCAAAG GGACTTGAAAACATCAATTGA